GGCCTCAaacaacatttttttcaaaagccAAGCACAAAAACTACTTTTGCAGATAATTTTAGTGCAACTTCCAAGAAGTTCAAAGCCTCCCCAAGAGAGTTCAATGTAGAGAGAGAGATACGTGGCAACTGGGAGGGGCTAAAAATTTCACTAACTATACATAGTTCGGTACTCTATCCAACATCACCCTTCCAAGCATTAACACAAACATGTTGTGGGAAACAAACACCAACCGAAGAGAGATGGAGCAGCATCAGCAGTACTCCTTCCCCCACAACCAACAATACCGAGACACATCCATCAATAgtttttcatttctttttattgCTTGGGCATAAGAGCAAACAGGTTGTGTGCAACAAATCAACGCACTTCTCTTTTCTGTATTGAGATTTCTCTGCATCTGAACCATTGCATCAACGTCTTCTCCTAAAATCAACACCCAAAACACCGAATAAGTGTGCCAAACAAGGATTTGAAACTAAAAAAAGCAAAAATGAACTGAAGTTGCTAGACAAGATGACCTTCGTCGCGGGAACTAGGGAGCAAGGGTGGGAGGCGATTGAGGTCGATGAGGCGCTGGCTCGCCAAAGCGGGATGGCTGGGGAGTCAACTGCGCCGAAGCGGCGGATAGGCAGGGTCACAGGCCCAAGCGCGAGGCCGGAGTGGAGGGGTgtcaccatggatttgggaggtggCTCCTGGTGGCGGGGGACGCAGGCGACGGAGGAAGTTGTGCGGCAGCAGCAGACGAGCAGCGCGCCCGACCGGAGGACGAAGGTGGGGCGCCGACGCCCGGCCGGAGGAGGAAGGTGGGTCCGCAGACATGGTAGGAAGGCGGGACGACGACTACATTTTTTGGCGTTGAAGGCGCGTGCGGTCGAAAGAAGGCTCGGATCCCGTCCAAGCTCTGCCCACCGGCGGCGGCGCAGGGAATGTGGTGGTGGAGTGTAGAGGGCGACGCGCTGGGTGGGGCGGCGGGTAGGCGGGGGTTGGGAGGTGGAGGTCGTGGAGCTGGTGGACCTCTGCTGGATCTCCACCGGCGATGGTTTTGGCGCTGAGCCGCGCGCGGCCATGGCGGGAATGCGGCGGTGGGACGCCGGAGGCGCGCAGGGAAGGGGCGCGGCAGCGGGGTCTCCGGGGAGGGCGCGCAGTGACGGTGTTCTCCGGGAAGGCGCGCGGCGGCGGGGTTCTCCGGGAAGGCGCGCGGCGGTGTGGGGATCCGAGGAAGCGGTTGGCGGCGGGGGATTCAGTGGTGTGGGGCAGTCAAGATCGCGTTGGGGGCAGGGGGCGCCGGTTGGGTCGTGGGGTGGTGGGAGGTCAGGTGTTGTTTTTTCCAGTCAGCTCGGGAGGATCCAATCTGGCCTATATAGGGCCGACCATGATCCGAATAGTTATTttgatcccaggatcagaatagtgttatcatatatatatatatgtatgtatgcatatgtatatgttgctgttctaagaatgatcatgatgctctcatgcccgtattttattttattgacacctctatctctaaacatgtggacatattttttgatttcggctttcgcttgaggataagcgagatctaagcttgggggagttgatacacccattttgcatcatgcttttatatcgatatttattgcattatggactgttattacacattatgtcacaatacttatgccttttctctcttattttacaaggtttacatgaagagggggaatgccggcagctggaatttttggctggaaaaagagcaaatattagagacctattttgcacatctccaaaagtcctgaaaccccacgggaattattttcagaatatataaaaaaatattgggagaaagaagtaccagaggggggccacccaccgtccacgagggtggggacgcgccccctgcctcgtgggccccctggtggccctctgatgcccatctttggctatatggagtctttcgtcaagaaaaaaatcataagctaccttacgggacgaaactcggctgccacgaggcagaaccttggcggaaccaatctagggctccggcggagctgttctgccggggaaacttccctccgggagggggaaatcatcaccatcgtcatcactaacgatcctctcattgggagagggtcaatctccatcaacatcttcaccagcaccatcccatctcaaaccctagttcatctcttgtatccaatctttgtatccaaacctcagattggtacctgtgggttgctagtagtgttgattactccttgtagttgatgctagttggtttacttggtggaagatcatatgtttagatccattatgcatattaatacccctctgattatgaacatgaatatgatttgtgagtagttatgtttgttcctgaggacaagagaGAAGTCTTgcaataagtagtcatgtgaatttggtattcgtttgatattttgatgagatatatgttgtctttcctctagtggtgtcatgtgaacgtcgactacatgacacttcaccattgtttgggcctagaggaaggcattgggaagtaataagtagatgatgggtttctagagtgaaagaaggttaaaccctagtttatgcattgcttcataaggggctgatttggatccatatgtttcatgttatggttaggtttaccttagtacttctattctagttgtggatgcttgcaataggggttaatcataagtgggatgcttatctaagtaaggacagtacccaagcaccggtccacccacatatcagattatcaaagtaccgaacgcgaatcatatgagcgtgatgaaaactagcttgacaataatccccatgtgtcctcgggagcgctttcctttatgtaagagtttgtccaggcttgtcctttgctacaaaaaggattgggccatcttgatgcaccttatttacttttattacttgctacccgttacaaattaccttatcacaaaactatctgttaccgataatttcagtgcttgcagagaataccttgctgaaaaccgcttatcatttcctttcgctcctcgttgggttcgacactcttacttatcaaaaaggatacggtagatcccctacacttgtgggtcatcacccacaTGATCTCATACCATGATGTAGGTAGCCTGCGCCTCTATTCCTGCACCCCTTCTAGGTTAACCAAAAGTGGGCTTTGATCCGAGCAGGAAGTAGCTAAGTGCACAACCCGAGCCGCGGGAAAGAGATTCCGCATCGCCTCGTCCGCACACGCCCTGTCTAGTCGCACCTGAACATTGCGATATCCATCTTGACCATTATTATATGTGTAGGGGAGGCCAGAAAACCCTAGGTCCTGTAGCTCGCAAGTCACCAGGAAGTCCCTGAACACTTCCATTTGAGACTCCGATCTAGTCGTCCTTGAGAGATGCTCGTGCTGCCAGAGAGCTTCATTGAAGTCGCcacacattgatacgtctccaatgtatctataatttttgattgctccatgctatattatctactgttttggacattattgggctttattatccacttttatattatttttgggactaacctattaaccggaggcccaacccagaattgttggtttttgcctattttagggtttcaaagaaaaggaatatcaaacggagtccaaacggaatgaaaccttcgggaacatgattttcttaacaaataagacccaggagacttggaccctacatcaaggcacaaaacaggaggccatgaggtagggggcgcgcctgcctaccccaggcacgccctccacccttgtgggccccctgttgctccaccgacgtactcctttctcctatatatatccacgtacccccaaacgatcaaatacggagccaaaaccctaattccaccgccgtaactttatgtatccacgagatcccatcttgggcctgtcggtgtcaaaaccggcggatctcgggtagggggtcccgaactgtgcgtctaggccggatggtaacaggaggcaagggacacgaagttttacccaggttcgggccctctcaatggaggtaaaaccctacgtcctgcttgattaatattgatgatatgggtagtacaagagtagatctaccacgagatcagagaggctaaaccctagaagctagcctatggtatgattgttgatgtgtatgtcgtcctacggactaaaaccctctggtttatatagacacggggagggttagggttacatagagtcggttacaatggtaggagatctgaacatccgtatcgccaagcttgccttccacgccaaggaaagtcccttccggacacgggacggagtcttcaatcttgtatcttcatagtccaggagtccggctgaaggtatagtccggctatccgaacaccccctaatcaggactccctcagttgcccctgaaccaggcttcaatgacaatgagtccgccgcgcaaattgtcttcggcattgcaaggcgggttcctcctccaagtacttcatagaagattttaaacacaaagatagtgtccggttctgcaaaataagttttccacatattgccatagagagaataatatttacacaaatctaatccacTGACGTATTCCATGGTGCGATGCACCACgcccaagcctttattcgagtcgcttaattatcccacctcagcgcgtcatgcgaggcagtttccttggcacgtcttgtccaagcagagatcgtgcccccttattccgggattctcatcaatacggggatgggtaacccaaccgcttctaggactcctagatcataggcaagtccaaacggacacggggaggatgctcgatatccaccctctttataaagggacgaggcctttatttttccctcccgtgctcaatcgagtccttcccccacctcaagctcaaacgcccaaagttcaggtcaggtgctccgaaccttcagtcatgtccggatctagccttgaaGGCCGATGGGTGTCTTCTTCCGTCGCggaagaagacgtcaaaaagttgagggaggccatatATCTAACTGCcgagattctgcatcggctgcctccccgggggcaggccgtcccctcccccgaacccaacgagagcgtcgtgttcgtctcccacttcctccgaggtctaggcctttcattggatccttttgtcaggggcttgatgttttactacgggctagatttccatgatctagctccggactcctttctccatatcacgacatttattgttgtgtgcgaggccttccttcgggttacccctcactttggcctatggctcaagacctttgaagtaaaaccgaagatgatcaaggggcaacatccggagtgtggaggtgcctcaatacgcaagatgacgggagctgcatggcccaaaggttccattccagaggtgtctgaattgtggcaacaggagtggttctacatcacggctcctagaagtgccaagtgggcggccgcccccgtgttccgcccgggccctccaccacaactgatgtcatggattagcagaggattgagctggggtccggccaaggatgtgcctatactgcaaagccgcattcaagatctctttaatggagatttcagtttggttgcggcagcacaagttatgctggttcgccaagtccagccttgcaaacaccggcctcttcgcttgtgggagtttaatcccgagggaccgcgtgtcattcaagattttctcggcctgacgcacgaggagatgtacaagtcattcttcggaccttaggtggagtgtccggaaatc
This portion of the Triticum dicoccoides isolate Atlit2015 ecotype Zavitan chromosome 7A, WEW_v2.0, whole genome shotgun sequence genome encodes:
- the LOC119331751 gene encoding uncharacterized protein LOC119331751, whose protein sequence is MAARGSAPKPSPVEIQQRSTSSTTSTSQPPPTRRPTQRVALYTPPPHSLRRRRWAELGRDPSLLSTARAFNAKKCSRRPAFLPCLRTHLPPPAGRRRPTFVLRSGALLVCCCRTTSSVACVPRHQEPPPKSMVTPLHSGLALGPVTLPIRRFGAVDSPAIPLWRASASSTSIASHPCSLVPATKEKTLMQWFRCREISIQKREVR